One window of the Buchnera aphidicola (Shivaphis celti) genome contains the following:
- the trxB gene encoding thioredoxin-disulfide reductase, with the protein MHKNNENKFHKLIIIGSGPAGYTAAIYAARANLQPILITGLQKGGQLINTNQIENWPGRFKKTTGIELMNDMEKHVKILNTKIVHDQVIKVDFSNKILVVFCEFHKYYSHTVIIATGSSPKYLNLKSEKKFLGKGISTCATCDGFFYKNHDVAVVGGGNTAIEEVLYLSNIASQVHLIHRRKQFTAEKILIEKLKNKINLGKVVLHLDYVVSNIIGKKLEINSIEITHTKNYTENKKIVFVKALFIAIGSMPNTKIFKNILNMKNGYIQIQKKYNGFNTQTNIPNVFAAGDVTDNIYKQAITSAGSGCMAALDAEKYLNSLNIINI; encoded by the coding sequence ATGCATAAAAATAATGAAAATAAATTCCATAAATTAATAATTATTGGATCTGGACCAGCAGGATATACAGCAGCTATTTATGCAGCAAGAGCAAATTTACAACCTATATTAATTACTGGTTTACAAAAAGGAGGACAATTAATTAATACAAATCAAATTGAAAATTGGCCTGGAAGATTTAAAAAAACTACTGGAATAGAATTAATGAATGATATGGAAAAACATGTAAAAATATTAAATACAAAAATTGTTCACGATCAAGTAATAAAAGTAGATTTTTCTAATAAAATTTTAGTAGTTTTTTGCGAATTTCATAAATATTATAGTCATACTGTTATTATTGCCACTGGTTCCTCTCCTAAATATCTGAATTTAAAATCAGAAAAAAAATTTCTTGGTAAAGGAATATCAACTTGTGCAACTTGCGATGGTTTTTTTTATAAAAATCATGACGTAGCTGTTGTTGGAGGAGGAAATACAGCGATAGAAGAAGTATTATATTTGTCCAATATTGCTTCTCAAGTACATTTAATACATAGAAGAAAACAATTTACTGCAGAAAAAATTTTAATTGAAAAATTAAAAAATAAAATTAATTTAGGAAAAGTCGTTTTACACCTTGATTATGTTGTTAGTAATATCATAGGCAAAAAACTAGAAATAAATTCTATTGAGATTACTCATACTAAAAATTATACTGAAAATAAAAAAATAGTTTTTGTAAAAGCATTATTTATTGCTATTGGAAGCATGCCAAATACTAAGATATTCAAAAATATTTTAAATATGAAAAATGGATATATTCAAATTCAAAAGAAATACAATGGTTTTAATACACAAACAAATATACCAAATGTATTTGCTGCTGGAGATGTAACAGATAACATATATAAACAAGCTATTACTTCTGCAGGAAGTGGATGTATGGCGGCATTAGATGCAGAAAAATATTTAAATTCATTAAATATCATTAATATTTAA
- the infA gene encoding translation initiation factor IF-1, translating to MKENNIEMQGNIIDTLPNTMFKVELENGHIITAHISGKMRKNYIRILTGDKVTVELTPYDLTKGRIIFRSR from the coding sequence ATGAAAGAAAATAACATTGAAATGCAAGGAAATATAATAGATACCTTGCCAAATACTATGTTTAAAGTAGAATTAGAAAATGGTCATATTATAACAGCTCATATATCTGGAAAAATGAGAAAAAATTACATTAGAATTTTAACTGGTGATAAAGTAACAGTGGAATTAACTCCATACGATTTAACTAAAGGAAGAATTATTTTTCGTAGTCGATAA
- the aspS gene encoding aspartate--tRNA ligase produces MRTKYCNHISITDINTTVILCGWVNRVRNFGNFIFVDLRDCSGIIQIFFHSKNSSVFKKAMQLKNEFCIQIVGVVQSRSKKNENKKLNTGLLEIVAKKLKIFNVSKKLPIDFNNIYEDVIKLKYRYLDLRCLNMLQKFKIRHEITYYIHQYMHKNNFLNIETPILTKSTPSGAKDYLIESRLHKKKYYALSQSPQLFKQLLMIAGFDRYYQIVKCFRDEDLRSDRQPEFTQVDFEVSFVNEIKIMEITEKLITEIWKNFLNISLKKFSVLSFSESIKKYGSDKPDLRNPMELIDLPHSFFKYFNYNNIQNYDIKIRTTTLLIKNGIIKLKDHNIQSYNHIIQKNNDILYIYIYIQDISLKKYKIINIKNLLNAKTINEIVHRTNAKNGDIILIISGEYNTINKLCNILREKIGYDTNLIQKIWKPTWIIDFPMFKKNKDGSFSAIHHPFTAPKNCNITDLKNNPSSVLSNSYDLVMNGYEIGGGSVRIHDVLMQKTIFEILNLTYSSNMDALNFFINALEYGTPPHAGIALGLDRIIMLLTNSTNIKDVIAFPKTNTATCLMSNAPNKFIY; encoded by the coding sequence ATGCGAACAAAATATTGTAATCATATTAGCATCACTGACATTAATACAACTGTTATATTATGTGGATGGGTCAATCGAGTAAGAAATTTTGGTAATTTTATTTTTGTTGATTTACGCGACTGTTCAGGAATTATTCAAATATTTTTTCATTCTAAAAATTCATCTGTTTTTAAAAAAGCTATGCAACTAAAAAATGAATTTTGTATTCAAATTGTTGGTGTTGTACAATCTAGATCCAAAAAAAATGAAAATAAAAAATTAAATACTGGATTGTTAGAAATTGTAGCAAAAAAATTAAAAATTTTTAATGTATCAAAAAAACTACCAATAGATTTTAATAATATTTATGAAGATGTAATCAAGTTAAAATATCGATATTTGGATTTACGCTGTTTAAATATGTTGCAAAAATTTAAAATAAGACATGAAATTACTTATTATATTCATCAATATATGCATAAAAACAATTTTTTAAATATAGAAACACCGATTTTAACTAAATCAACTCCTTCAGGAGCAAAAGATTATTTAATCGAAAGTCGATTACATAAAAAAAAATATTATGCATTATCACAATCACCGCAACTATTTAAACAATTATTAATGATTGCAGGATTTGATCGATATTATCAAATTGTTAAATGTTTTCGAGATGAAGATTTACGTTCAGATCGACAACCAGAATTTACACAAGTTGATTTTGAAGTATCTTTTGTAAATGAAATCAAAATAATGGAAATTACAGAAAAATTAATTACAGAAATATGGAAAAATTTTTTAAATATTTCATTAAAAAAATTTTCAGTTTTATCATTTTCTGAATCAATAAAAAAATATGGTTCAGATAAACCTGATTTACGTAATCCTATGGAATTAATCGACTTACCTCATTCCTTTTTTAAATATTTTAATTATAATAATATTCAAAATTATGACATAAAGATTAGAACAACAACTTTATTAATTAAAAATGGTATTATCAAACTAAAGGATCATAACATTCAATCTTATAATCATATTATTCAAAAAAATAACGATATTTTATATATATATATATATATACAAGATATCTCTTTAAAAAAATATAAAATTATTAATATAAAAAATTTATTGAATGCAAAAACAATTAATGAAATTGTTCATCGAACAAATGCAAAAAATGGAGATATTATTCTTATAATATCAGGAGAATATAATACAATAAATAAATTATGTAATATTTTAAGAGAAAAAATAGGATATGATACAAATTTAATTCAAAAAATATGGAAACCAACATGGATTATAGATTTTCCGATGTTTAAAAAAAATAAAGATGGAAGTTTTTCAGCAATACATCATCCATTCACAGCTCCAAAAAATTGCAATATTACAGATTTAAAAAATAATCCAAGTTCTGTTTTATCAAATTCTTATGATTTAGTAATGAATGGGTACGAAATAGGAGGAGGTTCAGTAAGAATTCATGATGTTTTAATGCAAAAAACAATATTCGAAATATTAAATTTAACATATTCCAGTAATATGGATGCATTAAATTTTTTTATTAATGCATTAGAATACGGTACTCCTCCACATGCCGGCATTGCTTTAGGTTTAGATAGAATTATCATGTTATTAACAAATAGTACAAATATTAAAGATGTAATTGCATTTCCAAAAACAAATACTGCAACTTGTTTAATGTCTAATGCTCCTAATAAATTTATATATTAA
- a CDS encoding iron chelate uptake ABC transporter family permease subunit: protein MLNFFFNYHSNIFFGWIAGIFLSLICGPLGSFMIWRRMSAFGNTLSHASLLGLSLSFLLHTNIFLTVLFFLIFLTILIAYIENFSTLSLDTIFAVMTYGSLSLGMIILHIIKKNEQSNLTKYLFGDLLKLNVCDLFSIIAISIITILIIIIYWDDMIGMIINAEIAKISGINILKMRLILMLLTAILIAISTKLIGALLITALLIIPPAITQKFASSPEMMVFFSIIINFTFITLGIMISIFYNIPISPLIICLESILFFISIII from the coding sequence ATGTTAAATTTTTTTTTCAATTATCATAGTAATATTTTTTTTGGATGGATAGCAGGAATATTTTTATCCTTGATATGTGGTCCGTTAGGATCTTTTATGATTTGGCGTAGAATGTCTGCATTTGGTAATACTTTATCACATGCTTCTTTGTTGGGTTTATCTTTATCATTTTTATTACATACAAATATATTTTTAACGGTATTATTTTTTTTAATTTTTTTAACAATATTAATTGCATATATAGAAAATTTTTCAACACTTTCTTTAGATACAATTTTTGCAGTTATGACATATGGATCGTTATCATTAGGAATGATTATATTACATATTATTAAGAAAAACGAACAGTCAAATTTAACAAAATATTTATTTGGAGATTTATTAAAATTAAACGTATGTGATTTATTTTCCATTATAGCAATTAGTATTATTACAATACTGATTATCATAATTTATTGGGATGATATGATTGGAATGATTATAAATGCAGAAATAGCCAAAATTAGTGGAATTAATATTTTAAAAATGAGATTAATTTTGATGTTATTGACAGCAATTTTGATCGCTATATCAACCAAATTAATTGGCGCATTGTTAATAACAGCATTATTAATTATTCCCCCTGCAATTACACAAAAATTTGCTTCATCACCAGAAATGATGGTTTTTTTTTCTATCATAATTAATTTCACATTTATTACATTAGGAATAATGATATCAATATTTTACAATATTCCGATTAGTCCATTAATTATATGTTTAGAGTCTATATTATTTTTTATCAGTATAATAATATAA
- the znuC gene encoding zinc ABC transporter ATP-binding protein ZnuC codes for MKKIIEIKKLSFEINKKEILSNVSFTLMENKIITLIGPNGAGKSTLVKILIGLLKPYQGKIISKPNLVIGYVPQKFKFNENFPISVYRFMQLFYKTNKIEIMKNLDRVKAQHLINQPIGTLSGGELQRILLARTLSCSPGLLVLDEPTQGVDISGQIFLYQLLHELKKELKCSILLVSHDLNLVMKKTDEVICLNKHICCSGTPMSITKNCEFVSLFGSHALQELTIYQHEHDHIHIF; via the coding sequence ATGAAAAAAATTATTGAAATTAAAAAATTATCCTTTGAGATTAATAAAAAAGAAATTTTATCCAATGTATCTTTTACACTGATGGAAAATAAAATTATCACTCTTATTGGTCCTAACGGAGCTGGAAAATCAACATTAGTAAAAATATTAATTGGTTTACTAAAACCATATCAGGGGAAAATTATCAGTAAACCCAATTTGGTTATTGGATATGTTCCTCAAAAGTTTAAATTTAATGAAAATTTTCCAATTTCAGTATATCGATTTATGCAATTGTTTTATAAAACAAATAAAATAGAGATTATGAAAAATTTAGATCGAGTCAAAGCACAACATTTAATAAATCAACCGATAGGAACATTGTCAGGAGGAGAATTACAAAGAATATTATTAGCGAGAACATTATCATGTTCTCCTGGACTGTTAGTTTTAGATGAACCTACACAAGGAGTAGATATTAGCGGACAAATTTTTTTGTATCAATTACTTCATGAATTAAAAAAAGAATTAAAATGTTCAATATTACTTGTTTCACATGATTTAAACTTGGTGATGAAAAAAACAGACGAGGTAATTTGTTTAAATAAACATATTTGTTGTTCTGGCACCCCTATGTCTATTACGAAAAATTGTGAATTTGTCTCTTTGTTTGGATCACATGCATTACAAGAATTAACTATATATCAGCACGAACATGATCATATACATATTTTTTAA
- the pyk gene encoding pyruvate kinase, with translation MNDTRSRRTKIVITLGPSTDENDNLEKSILAGANVLRLNFSHGTQEEHESRAYHAFQIMKKIGYNVAILGDLQGPKIRIANFENNYIFLIPGNIFTLDIDFKNKYGNEKIVGVDYKQLVLDLKINDILLLDDGKIKLKVIDINLTQVITKVVIGGKLSNNKGINKSGGGLSASSLTSKDKKDIIIAANIGVDYLSVSFPRHPRDLMMARELTYAAGNNAKIIAKIERAEVVSDIDIMKRMILEADAIMVARGDLGVEIGDSELAGVQKKLIKYARTLNRTVITATQMMESMVNNPVPTRAEVMDVANAVLDGTDAVMLSAETATGKYPSETVQHMSDICKGAEKIPSINVSKHRLNVKFDDIEETVTMSAMYAANHLIGVSAIITLTESGHSALLTSRISSGLPIFALSKHSNVLNLVSLYRGVIPIYFNSPNKGLKVANDAIFLLVKKNILKSGDIIVITQGDIMGQAGQTNLQRILTVQ, from the coding sequence ATGAATGATACAAGATCAAGAAGAACAAAAATAGTTATTACATTAGGTCCATCAACAGATGAAAATGATAATCTTGAAAAATCAATATTAGCAGGAGCTAATGTTTTACGATTAAATTTTTCACATGGAACCCAAGAAGAACATGAAAGCAGAGCATATCATGCTTTTCAAATAATGAAAAAAATTGGTTATAATGTAGCAATTTTAGGAGATTTACAAGGTCCAAAAATTCGAATCGCAAATTTTGAAAATAATTATATTTTTTTAATACCAGGGAATATCTTTACATTAGATATTGATTTTAAAAATAAATATGGAAATGAAAAAATAGTTGGAGTGGACTATAAACAATTAGTTTTAGATTTAAAAATTAATGATATTTTATTATTGGATGATGGAAAAATCAAGTTAAAAGTAATTGATATTAATTTAACACAAGTAATCACGAAAGTAGTTATTGGAGGTAAATTGTCTAATAATAAAGGAATTAATAAATCTGGAGGAGGTTTGTCGGCAAGTTCATTAACATCAAAAGATAAAAAAGATATTATTATTGCTGCTAATATTGGAGTAGATTATTTATCAGTTTCATTTCCAAGACATCCACGAGATTTGATGATGGCTAGAGAATTAACATATGCAGCAGGAAATAATGCAAAAATAATAGCAAAAATAGAAAGAGCAGAAGTAGTTTCTGATATAGATATTATGAAACGTATGATTTTAGAAGCGGATGCTATTATGGTTGCAAGAGGAGATTTAGGAGTTGAAATTGGTGATTCAGAATTAGCTGGGGTACAAAAAAAACTTATTAAATATGCTCGTACATTAAACAGAACGGTAATTACAGCAACTCAAATGATGGAGTCTATGGTAAATAACCCTGTTCCAACAAGAGCAGAAGTTATGGATGTTGCTAATGCAGTACTAGATGGAACAGATGCAGTTATGTTATCTGCAGAAACAGCTACTGGAAAATATCCATCAGAAACAGTACAACATATGTCTGATATATGTAAAGGTGCAGAAAAAATTCCTAGTATTAATGTATCTAAACACAGATTAAATGTAAAATTTGATGATATTGAAGAAACTGTAACAATGTCTGCTATGTACGCTGCTAATCATTTAATTGGTGTTAGTGCAATTATTACATTAACTGAATCTGGTCACAGTGCCTTATTAACTTCAAGAATTAGTTCAGGATTACCTATTTTTGCATTATCAAAACATTCCAATGTATTAAACTTAGTTTCCTTATACAGAGGAGTAATACCTATTTATTTTAATAGTCCAAATAAAGGATTAAAAGTAGCAAATGATGCAATTTTTTTACTCGTAAAAAAAAATATTTTAAAATCTGGAGATATTATTGTAATTACACAAGGAGATATTATGGGTCAAGCAGGTCAAACTAACTTGCAAAGAATTTTGACAGTACAATAA
- the zwf gene encoding glucose-6-phosphate dehydrogenase: MKKFFLQQYDLILFGAKGDLSGRKLIPALYELEKKSLLHKNTRIIGVGRAHWSNEKYIEYTFNTLKNFCINPIDMQIWKKFQSKLLFCNLDVTNISHFYTLKKVLIQNNNTKIYYFAVPPHTFGNICKGIGEIKLHYYPNRIVVEKPIGTSFKSSQKINNQLNLYFQENQIFRIDHYLGKETVLNLLILRFSNPIFYYQWNHNYIKYIKIFVSEKIGIEGRWKYFNSIGQTRDMVQNHLLQILSLLTMSIPKSLDATNIQSEKIKLLKSLRKINLKTINTNTIRGQYNSGIIDNQCVPSYTKELFSEINSQTETFVAIKTFIDNETWKNVPIYLKTGKRMFEKTSKIVICFKQLPYNLFQNYKHQNKLIIQLQPNEGITIQFFNKNPEISSKYNTKKSNLYFNYCDILKENIPDAYERLFLEIMNNDQSLFISKKEIEISWKWIDSIIQSWKINNTPLILYKSGIKDIKFNDEYDV; encoded by the coding sequence GTGAAAAAATTTTTTTTGCAACAATATGATTTAATATTATTTGGAGCAAAAGGAGATTTATCTGGTCGTAAATTAATACCAGCATTATATGAACTAGAAAAAAAATCATTACTTCATAAAAATACTCGTATTATTGGAGTAGGAAGAGCACATTGGAGTAATGAAAAATATATTGAATATACTTTTAATACATTAAAAAATTTTTGTATTAATCCTATTGACATGCAGATATGGAAAAAATTTCAATCTAAATTATTATTTTGTAATTTAGATGTAACAAATATTAGTCATTTTTATACATTAAAAAAAGTACTTATACAAAATAATAATACAAAAATATACTATTTTGCTGTTCCACCACATACTTTCGGAAATATCTGTAAGGGTATTGGAGAAATAAAATTACATTATTATCCTAATAGGATTGTTGTCGAAAAACCAATAGGAACATCATTTAAATCATCTCAAAAAATTAATAATCAATTAAATTTATATTTTCAAGAAAACCAAATTTTTAGAATTGATCATTATCTTGGGAAAGAAACTGTATTAAATTTACTTATTTTAAGGTTTTCTAATCCTATTTTCTATTATCAATGGAATCACAATTATATTAAATATATTAAAATTTTTGTTTCTGAAAAAATAGGAATTGAAGGACGATGGAAATATTTCAATAGTATTGGACAAACTAGAGATATGGTTCAAAACCACTTATTGCAAATTTTAAGCCTTCTTACTATGTCTATTCCTAAAAGTTTAGATGCAACAAATATTCAATCTGAAAAAATAAAACTACTAAAATCATTACGAAAAATAAATTTAAAAACTATTAATACAAATACTATTCGAGGGCAATATAATAGTGGTATTATTGATAATCAATGTGTGCCATCTTATACAAAAGAATTATTTTCAGAAATAAATAGTCAAACTGAAACTTTTGTCGCAATAAAAACATTTATAGATAACGAAACATGGAAAAATGTACCAATTTATTTAAAAACCGGGAAAAGAATGTTTGAAAAGACATCTAAAATTGTTATTTGTTTTAAACAATTGCCTTATAATTTATTTCAAAATTATAAACATCAAAACAAATTAATCATTCAACTACAACCAAACGAAGGAATTACTATACAATTTTTTAATAAAAATCCTGAAATTAGTTCTAAATATAATACTAAAAAATCAAATTTATATTTCAATTATTGTGATATTTTAAAAGAAAATATTCCCGATGCATATGAAAGACTGTTTTTAGAAATAATGAATAATGATCAATCTTTATTTATATCAAAAAAAGAAATTGAGATTTCATGGAAATGGATTGATTCCATTATCCAATCTTGGAAAATTAATAATACACCATTAATCCTGTATAAGTCTGGAATCAAAGATATTAAATTCAATGATGAATATGATGTATAA
- the htpX gene encoding protease HtpX, whose protein sequence is MIRVILFLLTNLSVMFMFGTVLFLTGMESNSIRALMILSSIVGFSGSITSLLLSKWSTLRSVNGKIISHPRNKTEAWILDVIRYQASQLGIKTPEVAIYKSNSVNAFASGYSQNSSLIALSTGLIESMNKENLQAVISHEFSHIMNGDMVTLALIQGIINTFVFFVSNFTSRMVMQMLYKNRQSNYVRSYGFLINYVVSMILQAVFGMLASLIVMSFSRYREFRADADAAKRIGWNKMISLLVKFKQLTEPQPSEDIKTYCIRGQSKSFYNLFASHPPVQDRIDALHKKLYI, encoded by the coding sequence ATGATACGAGTAATTCTATTTTTACTCACGAATTTGTCTGTAATGTTTATGTTTGGAACAGTATTATTTTTGACAGGAATGGAATCTAACAGTATCAGGGCGTTAATGATTTTGTCTTCTATTGTTGGTTTTAGTGGGTCAATTACTTCATTATTATTATCTAAATGGTCTACATTACGATCTGTAAATGGGAAAATTATTAGCCACCCTAGAAATAAAACTGAAGCTTGGATTCTAGATGTTATACGATATCAAGCAAGTCAATTAGGTATTAAAACACCAGAAGTGGCAATTTATAAATCAAATTCAGTCAATGCATTTGCAAGTGGATACAGTCAAAATAGTTCTTTAATTGCTTTATCTACTGGTTTAATTGAAAGCATGAATAAAGAAAATCTCCAAGCAGTAATTTCTCATGAATTTAGTCATATTATGAATGGAGATATGGTAACGTTAGCATTAATACAAGGTATAATAAATACATTTGTTTTTTTTGTATCAAATTTTACTTCTAGAATGGTTATGCAAATGTTATATAAAAATAGACAATCAAATTATGTTCGTTCATATGGATTTTTAATAAATTATGTTGTTTCTATGATTTTACAAGCTGTTTTTGGTATGTTAGCTAGTTTAATTGTCATGTCTTTTTCAAGATATAGAGAATTTAGAGCCGATGCAGATGCTGCAAAACGTATTGGATGGAATAAAATGATTTCTTTATTAGTAAAATTTAAACAACTTACTGAACCGCAACCATCAGAAGATATTAAAACATATTGTATTCGCGGGCAATCTAAATCATTTTATAATTTATTTGCTTCACATCCTCCAGTACAGGATAGAATTGATGCATTGCATAAAAAATTATACATATAA
- a CDS encoding TerC family protein has translation MFFLLNPTMWVGLLTLILLEIVLGIDNVIFIAILAGKLPPKERDKARLIGLGLSLTMRLILLLLISWIITFTNPIFNNKYFNLSGNDLILLFGGLFLLFKTTIELHEKLEGRSENHQNNKNYSGFWIIVLQIVVLDVIFSLDSVITAVGMVNKLFIMMCAVIISTVLMLIASKPLINFINLHKTIVVLCLSFLLIIGINLVAESFGLYIPKGYIYFAIGFSILIELFNQIALHNVIKYESKKPMRQRVTEIIFRLIDKKYYKKTNKIEKNLQIHNNTLKQNIYSYKENFQDEEKYMINSVLTLSSRSIRSMMTPRRNISWINTKHNILQIKKKLLETPHNLFPVCKGELDEIIGVVQAKELLIYLSNNDHNHDITNFASKNPPIIVLDTLDTMNLISILRQAKGNCIIIHNEFGTVQGLITPLDVLEAIAGEFPDADETPEITIEKNSWLVKGSTDLHTVFQTLKIKELLNKKKNYSSLSGLLIDQHGEIPKNGEIIDIFPLQFNIISVTKYHIDLVRITKK, from the coding sequence ATGTTTTTTTTGTTAAATCCAACAATGTGGGTTGGATTATTAACTTTAATTTTATTGGAAATTGTTTTAGGTATTGATAATGTAATTTTTATTGCTATATTAGCTGGAAAACTACCTCCTAAAGAAAGAGATAAAGCCCGACTAATTGGTTTAGGGCTATCTTTAACTATGCGATTAATTTTATTATTACTAATTTCTTGGATTATCACATTCACGAATCCTATTTTTAATAATAAATATTTTAATTTATCTGGAAATGATTTAATTTTATTATTTGGTGGATTATTTTTGTTATTTAAAACAACAATTGAATTACATGAAAAATTAGAAGGAAGATCAGAAAATCATCAAAATAATAAAAACTATTCTGGATTTTGGATTATTGTTCTACAAATTGTTGTATTAGATGTAATTTTTTCTTTAGATTCTGTTATTACAGCTGTAGGTATGGTAAACAAATTATTTATTATGATGTGTGCAGTAATAATATCTACTGTTTTAATGTTGATTGCTTCAAAACCATTAATTAATTTTATTAATTTACACAAAACAATTGTTGTGCTCTGTTTAAGCTTTTTATTAATTATTGGAATAAATTTAGTTGCTGAATCTTTTGGTTTATATATTCCTAAAGGGTATATATATTTTGCCATTGGGTTCTCAATATTAATAGAATTATTTAACCAAATTGCACTACATAATGTTATTAAATATGAATCTAAAAAACCAATGCGACAAAGAGTAACCGAGATTATATTTAGATTAATCGATAAAAAATACTATAAAAAAACAAATAAAATTGAAAAAAATTTACAAATCCATAATAATACCTTAAAACAAAATATATATTCTTATAAAGAAAATTTTCAAGATGAAGAAAAATACATGATTAATAGTGTTTTAACTTTATCAAGCCGTTCTATTCGTAGTATGATGACTCCACGAAGAAACATTTCTTGGATTAATACAAAACATAATATTTTACAGATCAAAAAAAAATTGTTAGAAACTCCACATAATTTATTCCCAGTATGTAAAGGAGAATTAGATGAAATAATTGGAGTTGTACAAGCTAAAGAATTACTAATATATTTAAGTAATAATGATCATAATCATGATATTACAAATTTTGCTTCTAAAAATCCACCAATTATAGTATTAGATACACTGGATACTATGAACTTAATTTCTATATTAAGACAAGCTAAAGGAAATTGTATTATTATTCACAACGAATTTGGTACAGTACAAGGATTAATTACACCATTAGACGTATTGGAAGCAATTGCAGGAGAATTTCCAGATGCTGATGAAACTCCAGAAATCACAATCGAAAAAAACAGTTGGTTGGTAAAGGGTAGTACGGATTTACATACTGTTTTTCAAACATTAAAAATTAAAGAGCTTTTAAATAAAAAAAAAAATTATTCTTCATTATCAGGTTTATTAATTGATCAACATGGAGAAATACCGAAAAATGGAGAAATAATCGATATATTTCCGTTACAATTTAATATTATTTCAGTAACAAAGTATCATATTGATCTTGTACGTATTACAAAAAAATAA
- the tsaB gene encoding tRNA (adenosine(37)-N6)-threonylcarbamoyltransferase complex dimerization subunit type 1 TsaB: MKIENKVNTTILSINTAFYDTSVGLFHNNCFFENTKMSDYNHEKNILQLIKDILKKKNIKINDLNIISFVNGPGNFTGLRIGANVAQGLSIPYNIPIVGISTFDILADQIWEKYKIKKISIYIYINDKNLYCADSDRIYNKRYYIKNLKLSSIKQICEENNTLKKKKYIAIFGKNFLKKNKKQYLYTIEIKKINMKNLINLTKIDKKNKNNLLNDNIQLNYLNNLK, translated from the coding sequence ATGAAAATAGAAAATAAAGTTAATACAACAATTTTATCTATCAATACTGCATTTTATGATACCTCTGTTGGATTATTTCATAATAACTGTTTTTTTGAAAATACCAAAATGAGTGATTATAATCATGAAAAAAATATCTTACAATTAATTAAAGATATTTTAAAAAAAAAAAATATTAAAATAAACGATTTAAATATTATATCTTTTGTGAATGGGCCAGGAAATTTTACAGGATTAAGAATTGGAGCAAATGTTGCCCAGGGATTATCAATACCATATAACATTCCAATTGTTGGTATTTCTACGTTTGATATTTTAGCTGATCAAATATGGGAAAAATATAAAATAAAAAAAATATCTATATATATTTATATTAATGATAAAAATTTATATTGTGCTGATTCTGATAGAATATATAATAAACGATATTATATTAAAAATTTAAAATTATCTAGTATAAAACAAATATGTGAAGAAAATAATACATTAAAAAAAAAAAAATATATTGCAATTTTTGGAAAAAATTTTTTAAAAAAAAATAAAAAACAATATTTATATACTATTGAAATTAAAAAAATTAACATGAAGAATTTAATTAACTTAACAAAAATAGATAAAAAAAATAAAAATAATTTATTAAATGACAATATTCAATTAAATTATTTAAATAATTTAAAATAA